ACAATGTAGGGAGAAAGGGTGCGGTGACCAGTCTTTTGCTCAAAGGGCAAGAACAGAGAGACTCCTCAGGCATTCCAGTGTTTCTCTGGGAGACCACACAGTTGTGCAACTGTAGATAACCCCAAGCTCCTAACTCTCGCAGGACAGACGGTGGTGGAGAAAGTCAGGACTCACCTGCTGTAGCTAGAGGCAGGCAGACATGCCGACAGCCCACTTGGAGGCACTCTTTTTTTACCCCACAGTCCCTGTCTTCTCTGCACTCATTAATACAGGTGCCTGACAAGAGGAAAGATGCAGTTAAAAACGTTGAAGTCTtgagtttgaaaataaataatttaaatgcctTTAcaataacattcaaaaaataaatctaaccaaTTATGTGCAGAAATGTATGTGAtactactaagaaaaaaaattagctatTTTATAAATGGAGAGAGATGCCATGTTTATGGATGAAAAGATTGTGTTATAAACATATCATTTCTCCCACCCCAATAAAGTTAATACTATCCCAGTCAAAATCATAgaagaatttttcacaaaaatGGGTAAGCTTATTCTAAAAGTTTATATGGCTTCCCCCAAACCAACaataatcaagaaaataagataattttaagCAAAGCTGCAGAACTGAAATGCAATGGGGTTAACTGGAttgttcatatatatgtatatatatatatattttttaaaggaatcttgtCTCTTACCTCATACCACACAACAAAATCTGTTCCAAATAGGTTATAGACCTAATTAAAAGGTAAAGCAATAAAGCTTCTAGAAGATACTATAACAGCTTTATGATCTTGGGATAGgcaattatttcttaaatatcacAGAAGTATTACTGACCATTAAAACAGATAGGCAGATGGAATCTCATTAAAATTAGTAATGTTTCTTCATTGAATGAGAGCATTAAGAGAGTGAAAATAAAGCCACATTAGTAGAAACTGTTTATAATCCATGCATACAACAAACAACTTGCATCCAGAATTCCTCATAAATCAATAGCACCAACTGATAACAtaacagaaaaatgagcaaaaggatCAAGCAAACACTTCATAAAGGCAAAAGAAGTTGTTCAACAAAAATAATGCCAGATTCTGGAAAAATGGTTTTAATTGTGTAGATTGCATACatttttgaattttctaaaatctccccataaacacacacacaaagctatcAAAATAGCCACATTTAAAACACACAGACGACAAAACTGCAGAATAAGGTATCCCCTCAAATTCCAAAATATGAGTGGATGAAAGGAGACACAACACTAAATTCTCCAGAGCAGTGAGGTGTCTGCCTCTGCAGAAATCTGTGGGAAGCAATGCAGTGACTGATGGAGAAGACTGGGGACATTGTTTCCATGGGAACTTCCTGAGGAATCTACTAAGAATGGATTGTCAGCTAACCCAAGTACTGGAGAGATAGCAAAATGAGGACTAgtaaggcatggcaaccctctccagtattcttgcctggtgaatcccacggacagaggagcctggcaggttacagagcataggatcgcacagagtgggacatgactgaagaggctTAGCACACAGAGTAGTGGGTAGTACTCAAAGAACTTAGTATAAGGTAACTGTTTGAACTATTCGGGTGTGTGTATGTTAAGCAGTTGAAAGGTTGGGCGGGACCAAGCATATTCCTGTGGAGCTGAGGAATTCGGGCAGGGCGCTCAGCCTTACTTGCTTGTGGGGCTGGTGAGCACACGTGGCCACAGCCATTGCTGACGCACTTCTCTCCTGCCGTGCAGTCCCAGTCTTCTTGGCACTGCTCCACACAGACACCTTCACAATCAGAAAAGACTGGGTTGAGACACTTAAATACCATGATTATTTATGTTGTGAATGACCATGTCCTAATAACATCAGGATACACTTTGATCTAGGACTTTCACTGTGTAAACACGAGCTCCAATAGAACCTCATCTGACCCTTCCAGTAAATAAGATCTGGGTTATTCGGATCTGAATTCAGGGTTGTTTACCATTAACACACAGGTCCCTTGTGTTATGCAACTCAGTGAAATTAACCTTGAATACAGAGTTGAGCTCCTAGAGGtcaagaaactatttttttttaatatttatttttaattgaaggttaactgctttacaatattgtgtttctgccatacatcaacaaagaaattatttctgaTGGAAGCACTTATTGGATTTTAGTCTTGATACTCATAGAGATAGAGTTGAAAGACGGAGGCAGATCCTCAAAGCTGCTTCAAAGTCTTGGGCAAAAGAACATCTCAACCAACAAGCACATCACCATCTACAAGAGGATTCTCACTGTGGGTCCTGCCAGTGACTGACCTGCTTCTGCCACCCTCACCATGAATCTCATTCACTTTCCCTGTTATCATCTGTAAATGGGGGTTGTCTGGTGTGTGGCTTGAGCAAGCAAAGAGAGGTTGGACTAGATGAGTGAGTCTCTCAAATGTGGCTGATGATCAGAATCATCTGGGAGCTTTCAAATGAACTACAGAGAGTAGGACTTGGTCCAGACTTGATTACTCAGGTTCTCCAGGGTTGAtcctatatgtgtatattttaatgagGGCTCCAGATGACGCGGATGCTGAGCTGGACTAGAGATTCTTCCAGAGACATCATGTCTCTGACATTTTAGGATTTCATAAGCTGTTGCCAATTTGTGGAGGAAGGCTGGGGATCATAACCCTTTATTAACAGTCAGCCATTTATTCATTCGTTCAtagtttatttactcattcattctctTGTTTCTAATTCATcaacttattctttaaaaaatacctaCCATATGTAAAGAACAGGGACTAGATATTTGCAGTAATAGAGGTATGAGTCAGGTTTCCTATCAGCAAGGCAGAAATAATCAGGATGGGAAATCAAAGTTTGCTCTCAACAGACTGAATTCACAACATTAAACATGTTTGATAGAAAGTGGCATGAAAGAGGTACTGAAAAGAGTGGAGAGAAGTGGTTTAACCATTACTGTGCTAGAGAATTAGCTGggatttaaacacacacacacacacacacactgacaaagaccattcaatggggaaagaatgggattttttttttcaacaaacgATGCTGGGACAAATGGACATCCACATACAAAAAAGTAAATTTGGATTACTACCTCAAACCataaatgcatgcatacatagTATATACCtacatacacaaaaattcactcaaaatggCTCAAAGACCTGACTATAAGAGCTAAAActtaaaactcttagaaggaacCATCAGtgtgaatctttgtgaccttgaattgggcaatgatttcttagaaatGACACCCaaaacacaagcaacaaaagcgGTAAAGAAATTGCACTTCATAAAATTAATGACTTTTTTTCCGTTAAAGAGCACTATCGAGTAAATGAAAGGACAAATCATAGActaggagaaaatctttgcaaatcatatatctaataacagtctaatatccagaatatatcatGAATTCCTACAACTCAGCAAGAAAAGGACAAACACTTGTATTTTGCAAAAGGAGGACTTGAATAGCTATTTCTTGAATACATCATATGCAAATGATCATTAAGCATATGAAAAAGTGtccaacatcattagtcactggGGAAATGTGAATTGAAGCCACAGTGGGATACCACTTCACAATCACTATGATGGCAATAATCAAACGTCAGGTGTCAAGCTTTGGCAAGGATATGGGAGCAATTGGAACTCTCGATGGTTGATCGCGGTTAAATTGGTGCAGGCTTTGTGAAAAACAGCTTGgcagctcctcaaaaaattaaatatagacgTGCTATGTAACTATGTCCACTCCTAGCAATTTTTTGTCCTCTCCTAGCAATTTTAccctactactactaagtcgcttcagtcgtgtctgactctatgcaaccccagagatggcagcccaccaggctcccccgcccctgggattctccaggcaagaacactggagtgggttgccatttccttctccaatgcatgaaagtgaaaagtcaaagtgaagtcgctcagtcgtgtccgactcttagcgaccccatggactgcagcctaccaggctcctctgtctatgggattttccaggcaagagtactggagtggattgccattgccttctccgaattttaCCCTAGAGAATTGAaaatatgttcacacaaaaattcGCACACAAATGCTCGTAGTAGCATTAACTTCATACTAGCCACAAAGTAGAAATAACtcgtgtccatcaactgatgaatatatAAATCATATCTGGTAGATCCACACAATCCAACCATGAAAAGGAGTGGAGTACTGATAGCTGCTACAACTTAAACGAACCTTGAAaatagtgaaagaagccagacacaaaagatcacATTATTAAATGACTtcctttatatgaaatatctagaatagaaAAATGCTTAGAGATGGAAAGTAGATTAGAAGTTGTCAGGGGTGGGGGAAGTTCAGAACAGGGAGTTGGATAATGGCATGGGAtctcttttgggggtgatgaaaatgagCTACAGCTAGATGATAGCTAGATGGCTgcccaacaatgtgaatatacgaAAACTACTGAGTGGTACaccttaaaatggtaaattttatctcagtaagcacacacaccccacacagagAAAGCTAGAGACCTCAGAGAGCCTGAGCAGAGGATGTTGGCATTGGTCTCTTTTAACAAGCTTTTTGGGGTGATTCAAAAGTGCTGGCAGAGTCTCTTCTACTTAAAATGTAGTCTGTTGGCCAGGGTTATTAGCATCACCGTGAAGCTTGTTAAAAATTCATAATCTTGGGCCCCACTCCAGACCTGAATCACAGTCTGCAATTTAACAGGCCCCTTGGATGATTCTTGTCATATTAAACTTTGAGAACTACTGCCCTAATCTAGAAGGAATGAGTATGTCCATTATGCTTATGGTGGAAATAGCCAGTACAGTGGGGCTTTCAAGGATTAAGGAGATTTCCACAGGCAGGAGTTGGGGAGGTCGTCACATAAGAGAACACATTTGCATTTTGAGGAAATCAGTCACCTGATTAGAGCTTCACTTTGGGAAGAACAATCTCACATTCATGCATAGAGTTGGCTGGAATTCAACACACAATACGTGTTTTGGATGAGAGAGAGTTCCAAGAGTATTGCAAGGGTCCAGGTATGTAACTAGGGTGGTACAGGTCAGTTTGGAAAGGCTGGAAGAGAAGTTGTGAAAGAAGATTTCACAAAGACTGGTCATTGATTACATCGGAGTGGGAGgagcaggcttcccagatggcgcaatagtggagaatccacctgccaatgcaggagacatggatttgatccctgggtcaggaagatccactggaggaggaaatggcaacccactccagtacttttgcctggaaaatcccatggacagaggagcctggtgggttacagtccatggagtctcaaagagtgggacacgacttagtgactgagctcAAGGCAGGAGCAAGGCAACCAGAGAAATCATGTTTGACTGTAAGTCTgtaaggttgggggtgggggggggtggtgttggtagaaagaaaagaaagccaaagGCACAGGAAAGGAGGAGCAAAGAGAGAAGccatcagaaagcaaagagagttTCTGACTGAATAGATCCTGAACAGCGTCAGTTCTGCAGAGATACCAAAGAGATTGACAACTGAGAAAAATTATTAGATTGTCAACCAAGAAGGTACTGGTGCCTTTGGAGAGTGGAGTTGGGGGGGGTTGGTATCAGGGCTGACTGTAATGGTGGTAGTTGAAGATACATTGGAAAGGCTCAGGGCTCAGTGgtttggaagaaagaaagagaacacaGAAGAGGGTTCAGAAAAATGTTGTCTCAGCAATGCGGGAATTTATTTGCTTGTAGGTAGAATCaaatggcggagaaggcaatggcaccccactccagtactcttgcctggaaaatcccatggatggaggagcctggtgggctgcagtccatggggtcgctaagagtcagacacgactgagcgacttcactttgacttttcactttcatgcattggagaaggaaatggcaacccactccagtgttcttgcctggagaatcccagggacgggggagcctgatgggctgccgtctatggggtcgcacagagtcagatatgactgaagtgacttagcagcagcagcagcagaatcaaaTGGAGAGAAGAGGGTTAGAAATACTGGGGAGAGACCCAGAAGCTGATGAAGCAGAGtcagaggaggaggtgagggcagTACAAATGGAGACATTGGCctttggagaaaggaagagaggaggtcGGCAGACACAGAGGGATGCTGGCATGGGGACTCGTGGGGAAAATTAAAGCGTGCCTCAGGGTCTTCTTGTGTGGACTGTTCTCCATGTTTACCCATCCCCGCTCCATCCCCTCTTTAGACTGCACAGGACAGTCCTAGATTCCCCACTTCCTGACTCTCTTGTTCTGAAAGGTGGGACAAGACTTACCAATTGCCTGGAGCCTTGTGTTGAGGGTGAGGAGACCGGCCAGGAGGAAGAGACCACCCAACTTCATGTTGCTAGTTGAGGCCTTTGTGTGCTGATGATGGAGCAAGACCCAAGCAGCTGAGATTTATACCCTCCTAAACAGAGGGCTGGGCCAGAGTTCATGGCCACCGTCAACATTTAGGTAACTTGAATCCTGGACTTTGTCAAGCAGTGAACTTTTCTgggaaaaaacaaactcataaacTTTGTGGTGCTGGGCAATGTTTGTTTTCCAAACCAGTTTTTGAGACAAGGGGACTATATCTCCttagtaataaataaatatatcaggtgagagagagaaagtaagagagggagaaagggaaagacaaggagagaagagaagataGACAGATGATATATAGAAGAGGTAACTCAACAACCTCTGTGTGCAAAATGCTTTCCTCTTTAAGCATCACGACTGAGGTATGACAAGATTAAATAGCTTGCttgaggttgttgttcagtcactaagctgtgtccaattctttgtgaactgcagcacaccaggcttccctgtccttcactgtctcctggagtatgctcagatttgtgtccattgagtcagtgatgacatccaaccatctcatcatctgccccccaccccatctcttcctgtcctcagtctttcccaacatcaggatcttttccaatgagtctgcttaTTGtgtcaagtggccaaaatattggagctccagcttcagcatcagtccttccaatgaatattcagggttgatttcctctggtttgatctccttgcaatccaatggactctcaagagtcttctccagcgtcacgattccaaagcatcaattctttggtgctgaatcttctttatggtctctcacatctgtacatgactactggaaaaaccatagttttgactagatgaactttgttgaccaagtgacgtctctgctttttaatatgctgtctaggttggtcatagcttttcttccaaggagctagtatcttttaatttcatggctgcagtcaccatccacagtgattttggagcccaagaaaataaaacctgtcactgattccattttttccccatgtatttgccatgaagtgatgggactggttgccaacCAAACTCAACtggttgaatgttgagttttaagccaactttttcactcccctctttcaccctcatcaagacgctctctagtttctcttcactttttgccattagaagggtatcatctgtatatctgaggttgttgatatttctcccagaaatcttgattccagtttgtgactcattcagcctggcatttctcatgatgtactcttcatata
This portion of the Bubalus bubalis isolate 160015118507 breed Murrah chromosome 3, NDDB_SH_1, whole genome shotgun sequence genome encodes:
- the LOC102413537 gene encoding C-C motif chemokine 3 isoform X1, translated to MKLGGLFLLAGLLTLNTRLQAIGVCVEQCQEDWDCTAGEKCVSNGCGHVCSPAPQASTCINECREDRDCGVKKECLQVGCRHVCLPLATAVGTNTPTDCCFSFVSRQIPRKFVDDYYETSSQCSKPGIIFKTKRGRQVCADPSEDWVQEYITDLELNP
- the LOC102413537 gene encoding nigwaprin-b isoform X2, which codes for MKLGGLFLLAGLLTLNTRLQAIGVCVEQCQEDWDCTAGEKCVSNGCGHVCSPAPQASTCINECREDRDCGVKKECLQVGCRHVCLPLATAAWRMEVPFLRSGAQRRSAAAVVIAPHSGDARYPPSSPQARAPQ